In a single window of the Pocillopora verrucosa isolate sample1 chromosome 4, ASM3666991v2, whole genome shotgun sequence genome:
- the LOC131779300 gene encoding uncharacterized protein yields the protein MSGCTSTAKAYKFMAEPGYLHEIKVIRANNAVKIASKCFRSMKKNEPPHSLEVSSSMADGSLSGRCSCVAGSGGYCHHVIGLLYYLALLKQLGHRTLPDDLTCTSMKQRWSVPRGKKIEPKQIQNVLVKKPQLGASFNKYIKCNLYSPSPMYGTMTKEHFNSLQPKPLFATLVPSEQDLRSVSFVPSKFGNVPKGCLISYQQKMSSDYVINDFTCTAFPELPLESAKDRFENNVSVCLEANQQALFDSLSVTSEISLKVQEQTITQSSSETWHLLRKKRITASKFGTVARRVSNFETLVNQLNPTRFVQTPAMKRGVELEPHAATIYANVAKNGRVNVFPSGLIIHPKCPWLGCSPDRKVYDLDALGSDQNPFGLLEVKVVKEEATSFDDVRYLTKDNINQYSLKKNDIYYYQVQCQLGLTGLDWCDFFSYMNDDMFVCTRILFDPIFFQGAKDKVDNFFSITI from the exons ATGTCCGGATGCACCAGCACAGCGAAAGCTTATAAGTTTATGGCAGAACCTGGATATCTACACGAGATTAAAG TGATACGGGCTAACAACGCGGTGAAAATTGCATCGAAATGTTTTCGTTCCATGAAGAAGAACGAGCCACCTCATTCCTTGGAAGTTTCTTCGAGCATGGCTGACGGTTCTTTGTCTGGAAGGTGCTCTTGTGTGGCTGGATCAGGAGGGTATTGCCATCATGTTATAGGGCTTCTCTATTATCTGGCTTTACTCAAACAACTGGGGCATCGAACTCTGCCAGATGATCTAACATGCACCAGCATGAAGCAGCGCTGGAGTGTGCCCagggggaaaaaaattgaaccaaagCAAATTCAAAATGTGCTTGTGAAGAAACCTCAGCTAGGCGCATCCTTTAACAAATACATCAAATGCAACTTGTACTCCCCATCACCAATGTATGGAACAATGACTAAAGAGCACTTCAACAGCCTACAGCCAAAGCCTCTGTTTGCAACCCTTGTTCCTTCTGAGCAGGACCTGAGATCTGTTTCATTTGTCCCAAGCAAGTTTGGAAATGTCCCCAAAGGATGTTTGATTTCTTATCAGCAAAAAATGTCTTCAGACTATGTGATTAATGATTTTACCTGCACTGCATTTCCAGAATTACCACTCGAGAGTGCAAAAGATAGATTTGAAAATAATGTATCTGTGTGCCTGGAGGCAAACCAACAAGCCCTATTTGACTCTCTTTCTGTCACAAGTGAGATTTCTCTTAAGGTACAAGAACAAACAATTACTCAAAGTTCAAGCGAGACATGGCATCTTCTGCGAAAGAAGCGGATCACAGCAAGCAAGTTTGGTACAGTTGCCCGGCGAGTTTCGAATTTTGAAACCCTTGTTAATCAGCTGAACCCGACAAGATTTGTTCAAACTCCAGCGATGAAGAGGGGTGTGGAACTTGAACCCCATGCAGCAACAATCTATGCTAATGTAGCAAAAAATGGCAGAGTAAATGTATTTCCATCAGGATTAATTATACACCCAAAATGCCCATGGTTAGGATGCAGCCCTGACCGGAAAGTTTATGATTTAGATGCCCTTGGTAGTGACCAGAACCCCTTTGGGTTACTGGAAGTTAAAGTTGTGAAGGAGGAGGCAACCTCATTTGATGATGTGAGGTATCTTACTAAGGATAATATTAACCAGTATTCTCTGAAGAAGAACGACATTTATTATTACCAGGTCCAGTGCCAGTTGGGCCTCACTGGTCTAGACTGGTGTGATTTTTTTAGTTACATGAACGATGACATGTTTGTCTGCACAAGAATCCTttttgatccaattttttttcagggagCTAAAGATAAggtggacaattttttttcaattactaTCTAA
- the LOC131790090 gene encoding uncharacterized protein produces MDESVEQSTTGKKKSAYHCCVPQCNGDSRYHEDLHFHRIPGRSKDEKLRKEWLVKIRRDEGPDFKITTSTRVCSRHFTKEDYLPPTKSGSQRLKRGAVPSNFNWTSSSKARRKIIRHVDRDTQTDDSDTDGVESEAMQSRESVETEVQSLKAQLLAMQGELEVSRKEAAVAKEELRNVKAEAAQQLEEIKKQAAYKAILSKFGLERFGIDNESIKFYTGFPSNEHIKFFFSFIKPSAELMTYCYASGERENRPASGNMLLIDEMFMFLVRLKLGLFEQDLADRFEIHISSVSRKLVTWSNFLYFFLGSQIIWPSRADVDRCMPEGFRKLYPSTRVILDCTEIFVQTPTSLLLQSQLYSSYKSNTTLKGLIGITPCGAICFVSTLYTGGISDKEITRCSGILDLLEAGDSVMADKGFDIGNMLQEYNVELNIPPFLENQGQFSTQDVQKTKTIASLRIHVERAIRRVKEYHFFDSDVPLSTLGSVNQLFSIACLLTNFQGPLILSK; encoded by the exons ATGGACGAGTCAGTTGAACAATCCACCACGGGCAAAAAAAAGTCTGCATACCATTGCTGTGTTCCCCAATGTAATGGGGATTCAAGATACCACGAAGATCTGCATTTCCATCGCATTCCCGGTCGTTCCAAGGACGAAAAGCTGAGGAAGGAATGGCTCGTGAAAATCCGAAGAGACGAAGGTCCTGACTTCAAG ATAACTACTAGTACGAGAGTATGCTCAAGGCACTTTACCAAGGAAGATTATCTTCCACCGACCAAGTCTGGTAGCCAGCGACTGAAAAGAGGTGCTGTTCCATCGAATTTTAACTGGACTTCCTCCTCCAAAGCACGAAGAAAGATTATTCGACATGTCGACAG AGATACTCAAACAGATGATAGTGACACCGATGGAGTGGAAAGTGAGGCAATGCAAAGCAGGGAAAGTGTGGAAACAGAGGTGCAGTCTCTGAAGGCTCAGCTGCTGGCCATGCAGGGAGAGCTTGAGGTGAGCAGAAAGGAAGCAGCTGTAGCTAAAGAAGAGCTAAGAAATGTCAAGGCTGAAGCTGCTCAACAATTAGAGGAGATAAAAAAGCAGGCAGCTTATAAAGCAATATTAAGTAAATTTGGCCTGGAGAGATTTGGTATAGACAACGAGAGTATAAAATTTTACACTGGTTTCCCCTCAAATGAacatattaagtttttttttagctttattaAGCCCAGTGCTGAACTAATGACCTACTGTTATGCCTCTGGAGAGAGAGAAAACAGACCAGCCTCCGGAAATATGCTTCTAATAGATGAAATGTTTATGTTTCTTGTTCGGCTTAAACTAGGATTATTTGAGCAAGATCTTGCTGATAGGTTTGAAATTCATATATCCTCAGTCTCTAGAAAATTAGTAACCTGGTccaattttttgtatttttttcttggaagtCAGATTATCTGGCCCTCTAGGGCAGATGTAGATAGATGCATGCCTGAGGGTTTCAGAAAACTCTATCCTAGCACTAGAGTTATTTTAGACTGCACAGAGATTTTTGTGCAAACACCCACATCACTATTGTTACAGTCACAGCTATACTCATCCTATAAGAGCAACACAACTTTGAAAGGTCTTATTGGAATCACCCCTTGTGGAGCAATATGTTTTGTTTCCACTTTATACACTGGAGGGATTAGTGACAAGGAAATCACAAGATGTAGTGGTATTTTAGACCTCTTAGAAGCAGGAGACTCAGTCATGGCAGACAAGGGGTTTGATATAGGTAACATGCTACAGGAGTATAATGTTGAGTTAAACATCCCTCCTTTTCTGGAAAATCAAGGGCAGTTTTCAACTCAAGATGTacaaaaaactaaaactatTGCAAGCCTTAGAATACATGTAGAACGTGCCATCAGGAGGGTTAAGGAGTATCACTTCTTTGATTCCGATGTTCCTCTGTCAACTTTAGGTTCAGTTAACCAGCTATTTTCTATAGCCTGTCTTCTAACAAATTTTCAAGGACCTTTAATCTTATCTAAGTGA
- the LOC136280509 gene encoding uncharacterized protein isoform X1, with amino-acid sequence MKCSNCGDTRLQPGFHFCPGCGSIQEDGQNNQPKEQKIVPAVTSEHPKGDGTGEKHDTGASKEQVKGESLQQNGTNTEITQKNSSFNLQLEPMQVPNNGFSTSPVQQEEGAAQESLRTLATTDPDNKDFGRVEEIATKAGSAAVTNTPERAETDERQREDIALEVKEQKVDTKGKGEEKEGSTHQHQSSMPPNLQQATSEAGVTVVFYVLVSSVSEMTDGKLSIQASGVKFGHSKCSCVELRAVDRPSKRSEKDYFQRFQGQLELTLDQAREVTGYSYVKIIGEKIFPENFNQF; translated from the exons ATGAAGTGCTCAAATTGTGGAGACACGCGTTTGCAACCTGGATTCCATTTCTGCCCAGGTTGTGGTTCTATTCAAGAAGACGGTCAAAATAATCAGCCGAAGGAGCAAAAGATCGTACCAGCTGTTACGAGTGAGCACCCGAAAGGCGATGGAACCGGGGAAAAACATGACACCGGTGCAAGTAAGGAACAAGTCAAAG GTGAAAGTCTGCAACAGAATGGGACAAATACAGAAATAACACAAAAGAATTCCTCTTTCAACCTACAACTAGAACCAATGCAGGTGCCCAACAATGGCTTCAGTACTTCCCCTGTTCAACAGGAAGAAGGTGCAGCTCAAGAAAGCCTAAGGACTCTAGCCACTACTGATCCTGATAACAAGGACTTTGGAAGGGTTGAAGAAATAGCAACCAAAGCAGGTTCTGCAGCAGTTACTAACACACCTGAAAGGGCTGAAACagatgaaagacaaagagaggACATTGCCTTGGAGGTAAAGGAG cAAAAAGTGGACACCAAAGGCAAGGGAGAGGAGAAAGAGGGAAGTACTCATCAGCATCAATCTTCAAT GCCCCCTAATCTACAGCAAGCCACATCTGAAGCTGGAGTTACTGTAGTGTTCTATGTTCTGGTTTCTTCAGTGTCTGAAATGACTGACGGAAAGCTTTCTATACAAGCAAGCGGGGTTAAGTTTGGACATTCTAAATGTAGCTGTGTTGAGTTGCGTGCAGTGGA tcGACCTTCTAAACGGAGCGAAAAGGATTATTTTCAACGTTTTCAAGGCCAGCTCGAGTTGACCCTTGATCAAGCTCGCGAGGTTACTGGATACAGTTATGTAAAGATCATCGGAGAAAAGATCTTCCCGGAAAATTTTAACCAGTTTTAA
- the LOC136280509 gene encoding uncharacterized protein isoform X2, with protein sequence MKCSNCGDTRLQPGFHFCPGCGSIQEDGQNNQPKEQKIVPAVTSEHPKGDGTGEKHDTGASKEQVKGESLQQNGTNTEITQKNSSFNLQLEPMQVPNNGFSTSPVQQEEGAAQESLRTLATTDPDNKDFGRVEEIATKAGSAAVTNTPERAETDERQREDIALEQKVDTKGKGEEKEGSTHQHQSSMPPNLQQATSEAGVTVVFYVLVSSVSEMTDGKLSIQASGVKFGHSKCSCVELRAVDRPSKRSEKDYFQRFQGQLELTLDQAREVTGYSYVKIIGEKIFPENFNQF encoded by the exons ATGAAGTGCTCAAATTGTGGAGACACGCGTTTGCAACCTGGATTCCATTTCTGCCCAGGTTGTGGTTCTATTCAAGAAGACGGTCAAAATAATCAGCCGAAGGAGCAAAAGATCGTACCAGCTGTTACGAGTGAGCACCCGAAAGGCGATGGAACCGGGGAAAAACATGACACCGGTGCAAGTAAGGAACAAGTCAAAG GTGAAAGTCTGCAACAGAATGGGACAAATACAGAAATAACACAAAAGAATTCCTCTTTCAACCTACAACTAGAACCAATGCAGGTGCCCAACAATGGCTTCAGTACTTCCCCTGTTCAACAGGAAGAAGGTGCAGCTCAAGAAAGCCTAAGGACTCTAGCCACTACTGATCCTGATAACAAGGACTTTGGAAGGGTTGAAGAAATAGCAACCAAAGCAGGTTCTGCAGCAGTTACTAACACACCTGAAAGGGCTGAAACagatgaaagacaaagagaggACATTGCCTTGGAG cAAAAAGTGGACACCAAAGGCAAGGGAGAGGAGAAAGAGGGAAGTACTCATCAGCATCAATCTTCAAT GCCCCCTAATCTACAGCAAGCCACATCTGAAGCTGGAGTTACTGTAGTGTTCTATGTTCTGGTTTCTTCAGTGTCTGAAATGACTGACGGAAAGCTTTCTATACAAGCAAGCGGGGTTAAGTTTGGACATTCTAAATGTAGCTGTGTTGAGTTGCGTGCAGTGGA tcGACCTTCTAAACGGAGCGAAAAGGATTATTTTCAACGTTTTCAAGGCCAGCTCGAGTTGACCCTTGATCAAGCTCGCGAGGTTACTGGATACAGTTATGTAAAGATCATCGGAGAAAAGATCTTCCCGGAAAATTTTAACCAGTTTTAA
- the LOC136280510 gene encoding uncharacterized protein, which produces MVDQPIERNTGPPESQHHSASTPPTPRVAGAFISTGDSGLAHQVGASALLRAEPLISEGKPGDREPPSLQQGRQPTFENKVEFNESSSKVDENQNAMKDEISGGVSVKGPADLESGELDASQSGSDDEASIAEKEVSQSKKSSEHATGNRQPKGKSKGAKEKANAAKSGKEHRPPPPEQSLQAEMSMQILKIPSRHPLMNQLPRE; this is translated from the coding sequence ATGGTTGATCAGCCAATTGAGAGGAATACTGGACCACCAGAAAGCCAGCATCATTCAGCGAGCACCCCACCAACACCCCGAGTAGCAGGGGCCTTTATTTCAACGGGAGACAGTGGTCTGGCGCATCAGGTTGGTGCCTCAGCCCTACTTAGGGCAGAACCGTTAATTTCAGAAGGTAAACCAGGTGATAGAGAGCCACCATCATTACAGCAAGGGAGGCAGCctacttttgaaaacaaagtggAGTTTAACGAAAGTTCTTCAAAAGTAGATGAAAACCAAAACGCCATGAAAGATGAAATCTCTGGTGGTGTAAGCGTGAAAGGCCCAGCAGATCTTGAAAGTGGtgaattagatgctagtcagtcaGGAAGTGATGATGAAGCCAGTATTGCAGAGAAAGAAGTCTCGCAGTCAAAGAAATCATCCGAACATGCCACGGGTAATCGGCAACCGAAGGGTAAAAGCAAGGGAGCAAAGGAGAAGGCTAATGCAGCTAAAAGTGGAAAGGAACATCGCCCTCCACCACCTGAGCAATCTCTTCAAGCCGAAATGTCAATGCAAATTCTCAAAATCCCAAGTCGCCATCCCCTTATGAATCAGCTACCCAGAGAGTAG